A genomic segment from Nocardiopsis sp. Huas11 encodes:
- a CDS encoding RICIN domain-containing protein — protein sequence MAPEQARGGPNQRYSLDPVGQSLFEIGTFAGKRLDVHEIRTDDHAPIVQYTRHGGPNQLFRLVLVGSENLPE from the coding sequence GAACAGGCACGCGGCGGTCCGAACCAGCGGTACTCCCTCGACCCGGTCGGCCAGAGCCTGTTCGAGATCGGGACGTTTGCCGGTAAGCGGCTGGACGTCCATGAGATCCGCACCGATGACCACGCGCCGATCGTTCAGTACACCCGTCACGGCGGGCCGAACCAGCTTTTCCGCCTTGTGCTGGTTGGCTCGGAGAACCTGCCCGAGTAG
- a CDS encoding tetratricopeptide repeat protein translates to MRRTWVWILVAVGAASLAVLGASLQLPGLEELSWAAGIGAFVLAAAALVLAWPRRTPSSPAPAPSSATAGVQVDNHTGDIHGTALQAGTIHGPVSVHPPPTPASPVPGWVQVALPARQADAHELGAHDALPGPADDGLPPYVPRDVDGELDRRLAAAAASLRGGLVLVAGASTAGKTRALAAALARGLPERMLVAPPEDADLRLLPAWLQASAGSAPRQWVVWLDDVDRHLSASGLTPALVAQLGRAGAVVAATIRRERLDSLRPSATDPAPGAEGVGYTVLKTSPVTLDRLWSGQERERASTSGDERLVRAAADERFGVAEQLAAGPHLQQAWDHGPDGGHPRGYALVAAAVGLARAGLTSPLTREQLHTAHTAYLPHPPPLPEETDLAWAWATCQRSGLAGLLVPADPEGRRWRAFDYLTTQDPLPEAIWHAALDMTTDQDRNDVGLTAYHAERSDIAETAWRPLARQGDTFAMFHLGILLAESGRKAEAEIWWLRGAEQGDTGAMNNLGILLAKAGRTEDAEAWWFWAANKGDNTDATVNLGSLLYTADRKAEAENWYQKAAQQGDTGAILLLGLLLVASGRKAEAEIWWLRGAEQGDTGAMLLLGFLLEEVGRMEEADEWRQRAQETGDLG, encoded by the coding sequence ATGCGACGAACCTGGGTGTGGATCCTCGTGGCCGTTGGGGCGGCCTCGTTGGCCGTGCTGGGCGCCTCTCTGCAGCTGCCCGGGCTGGAGGAGCTCTCCTGGGCCGCGGGGATCGGGGCGTTCGTTCTGGCCGCCGCAGCCCTGGTCCTGGCCTGGCCACGCCGCACCCCTTCCTCTCCAGCGCCGGCACCCTCGTCTGCCACGGCTGGTGTGCAGGTGGACAACCACACAGGCGATATCCACGGCACCGCGCTACAAGCCGGGACCATCCACGGGCCGGTCAGCGTGCACCCCCCACCTACCCCGGCCTCACCGGTGCCGGGGTGGGTGCAGGTGGCCCTGCCCGCCCGTCAGGCCGATGCGCACGAGTTGGGCGCCCACGACGCCCTCCCCGGCCCTGCCGACGACGGCCTGCCCCCTTACGTGCCGCGGGACGTGGACGGCGAACTCGACCGTCGCCTGGCCGCGGCGGCGGCTTCGCTGCGCGGCGGGCTGGTGCTGGTGGCCGGGGCCTCGACCGCGGGCAAGACCCGCGCTCTGGCCGCAGCGCTGGCCCGCGGCCTGCCCGAGCGGATGCTGGTGGCCCCGCCTGAGGACGCCGACCTGCGCCTCCTGCCCGCCTGGCTCCAGGCGAGCGCCGGAAGCGCACCGCGGCAGTGGGTGGTGTGGTTGGACGATGTGGACCGCCACCTGAGCGCCTCCGGTTTGACACCGGCCCTGGTCGCTCAATTGGGCCGGGCCGGCGCGGTGGTGGCCGCCACCATCCGCAGGGAACGGCTGGACTCCCTGCGCCCCAGTGCCACGGACCCGGCCCCGGGCGCGGAGGGGGTGGGGTATACGGTTCTCAAGACCTCACCGGTCACCCTCGATCGCCTCTGGAGCGGGCAAGAGCGTGAGCGTGCCAGCACCAGCGGCGACGAGCGCCTGGTCCGGGCCGCCGCCGATGAGCGCTTCGGTGTAGCCGAGCAGCTGGCTGCAGGCCCCCACCTGCAACAGGCCTGGGACCACGGTCCCGACGGCGGCCACCCACGCGGATACGCGCTGGTGGCCGCAGCGGTGGGCTTGGCCCGGGCCGGGCTGACCAGCCCGCTGACCCGCGAACAGCTCCACACCGCCCACACCGCCTACCTGCCCCATCCGCCGCCCCTGCCAGAGGAGACCGACCTGGCCTGGGCATGGGCCACTTGCCAGCGCAGCGGCCTGGCCGGACTACTGGTACCCGCCGACCCCGAAGGCCGCCGGTGGCGGGCCTTCGACTACCTCACCACCCAGGACCCCCTGCCCGAAGCGATCTGGCACGCCGCCCTGGATATGACCACCGACCAGGACCGGAACGATGTTGGGCTCACGGCCTACCATGCTGAGCGGTCCGACATCGCCGAAACAGCCTGGCGCCCTCTGGCGCGCCAGGGCGACACCTTCGCCATGTTCCACCTCGGGATCCTGCTAGCGGAGTCGGGGCGGAAGGCGGAGGCCGAGATCTGGTGGCTCCGAGGTGCTGAGCAGGGCGACACCGGCGCGATGAACAACCTCGGAATCCTGCTGGCGAAGGCGGGACGGACAGAGGATGCCGAGGCCTGGTGGTTCTGGGCCGCCAACAAGGGCGACAACACCGACGCGACAGTCAACCTCGGGAGCCTGCTGTACACGGCGGACCGGAAGGCGGAGGCCGAGAACTGGTACCAAAAAGCCGCCCAGCAGGGCGACACCGGCGCGATACTCCTCCTCGGGTTACTACTGGTTGCGTCGGGGCGGAAGGCGGAGGCCGAGATCTGGTGGCTCCGAGGTGCTGAGCAGGGCGACACCGGCGCGATGCTCCTCCTCGGGTTCCTGCTAGAAGAAGTGGGCCGGATGGAGGAAGCCGACGAGTGGCGGCAACGGGCTCAGGAGACGGGGGATCTTGGGTAA
- a CDS encoding tetratricopeptide repeat protein yields MVALVLASFWAAPQLLPDSGWGLNELGQIAGIASLAVGVAALVVAVLAMRSTTPGSRSGEVASNASGTTSTLRGDVSGTAVLAERVEGGVNNTHITHYTVQQEPAATTALDGMPAPPGRLTGRGRELEELLTCLDPAVGPSSAASVVVLTLSGMGGAGKTALALKAAQTASGAGWFCRHLFVDLRGYAPGAQPLSAEAALDVLLRQMGVDPANIPPGVVERSSFYRSALQALSQADQRGRPVLVVADNANSVSQVWPLRPGAGGHRLVATSRGGLHSLPEARHLNLGVLESEAAVALLSSDLAAHTPGDPRADDQAGLNRLADLCGCLPLALEIAAAYLKRAPHLTPGRLADRLQNAASLVDKLTDPDRAAGQERVLRAVFDTSLTHLDPAPAQVFMLVATTPGPTISTDAAAVLTGLPAAEAQEALEELAAAHLLTHPAPGRWGVHDLLADYARTHPHPPTGRARALGRLLDHYTITADAADNHLRALPGQPVPDLFPDRATVLAWLDTERTTLVAAALAAPTFEHVRAAILLPLHLSQYLYRGRYFEDLEQVSRCAQATAQTTGNHTWEATAWNSLGGALTEMRRFKEAIEAHTRACELYQQVCDVHGEAMAWGNLGVVLAEVRRFKEAIEAHTRACELYQQVCDVHGEASAWNNLGSALTQVRLFEKAIEAHTRACELYQQVGDAHREASAWNNLGVALRQMQWFEGAIEAHTRARQIFHTAGDAHGEAMVWNNLGLVLRRVGQFAKAIEAHTRACELFQQVCDAHGEAQAWGGLSAALLKMSQRVEAVKAIQRAVNLFEATGDEHRAARSRELLARIQPDNDDLV; encoded by the coding sequence GTGGTCGCGCTGGTCCTGGCCAGCTTCTGGGCCGCGCCCCAGCTCTTGCCCGACTCGGGCTGGGGGTTGAACGAGCTCGGCCAGATCGCCGGGATCGCCTCTTTGGCGGTGGGTGTGGCGGCCCTGGTCGTGGCCGTGCTGGCGATGCGTTCCACGACCCCGGGGAGCAGATCCGGTGAGGTCGCCTCCAATGCGTCGGGCACGACCAGCACGCTCCGCGGCGATGTGTCGGGCACGGCCGTTCTGGCCGAGAGGGTCGAGGGCGGCGTCAACAATACCCACATCACCCACTACACGGTTCAGCAGGAACCGGCGGCAACAACAGCGTTGGACGGGATGCCTGCCCCGCCGGGCCGGCTCACCGGCCGAGGCCGGGAGCTGGAGGAGCTCCTGACCTGCCTGGACCCTGCCGTCGGCCCGAGTAGTGCAGCCTCGGTGGTGGTCTTGACTCTCTCGGGGATGGGCGGAGCGGGCAAGACCGCGCTGGCGTTGAAGGCGGCGCAGACCGCCTCAGGCGCCGGCTGGTTCTGCCGCCACCTGTTCGTGGACCTGCGCGGTTACGCCCCCGGCGCCCAGCCCCTATCCGCGGAAGCGGCGCTGGACGTGCTTCTGCGCCAGATGGGGGTCGACCCTGCGAACATTCCTCCAGGGGTGGTGGAGAGGTCCTCCTTCTACAGGTCCGCCCTGCAGGCCCTGTCCCAGGCCGATCAGCGAGGGCGTCCGGTGCTGGTGGTGGCCGACAACGCCAACTCCGTTTCCCAGGTGTGGCCCCTGCGGCCTGGCGCGGGCGGGCACCGGCTGGTGGCCACCAGCCGCGGAGGCCTGCATTCCCTGCCCGAAGCCCGCCATCTGAACCTGGGCGTGCTCGAATCCGAAGCCGCCGTCGCGCTGCTGTCCTCGGATCTGGCCGCTCACACCCCCGGCGACCCCCGCGCCGACGATCAGGCGGGGCTGAACCGGTTGGCTGACTTGTGCGGATGCCTGCCGTTGGCCTTGGAGATCGCCGCCGCCTACCTCAAACGTGCCCCCCATCTGACCCCAGGCCGGTTGGCCGACCGGTTGCAGAACGCCGCCTCCCTGGTTGACAAACTGACCGACCCCGACCGAGCCGCGGGCCAAGAACGGGTGCTGCGAGCGGTCTTTGACACCTCCCTGACCCACCTGGACCCGGCCCCGGCCCAGGTGTTCATGCTCGTGGCAACCACACCGGGCCCGACCATCTCCACAGATGCAGCCGCTGTCCTGACCGGGCTGCCCGCCGCAGAGGCCCAGGAGGCGTTAGAGGAGTTGGCAGCCGCGCACCTGCTCACCCACCCCGCCCCCGGGCGGTGGGGGGTCCACGACCTGCTCGCCGACTACGCCCGTACCCACCCCCACCCGCCCACCGGCCGCGCCCGAGCGCTCGGGCGGCTTCTGGACCACTACACCATCACCGCCGACGCTGCCGACAACCATCTGCGGGCCCTGCCCGGGCAGCCGGTCCCCGATCTGTTCCCCGACCGGGCCACGGTGCTCGCATGGCTGGACACCGAGCGGACCACCCTGGTGGCTGCGGCCCTGGCTGCCCCCACCTTCGAACACGTCCGGGCGGCCATCTTGCTGCCACTGCATCTAAGCCAGTACCTGTACCGCGGGCGCTACTTCGAGGACCTGGAACAGGTCTCGCGTTGTGCCCAAGCCACCGCCCAGACCACCGGTAACCACACATGGGAAGCGACAGCGTGGAACAGCCTCGGCGGGGCGCTGACGGAGATGCGCCGGTTCAAGGAAGCGATCGAGGCCCACACGCGCGCATGCGAGCTATATCAGCAGGTCTGCGACGTCCACGGCGAAGCGATGGCGTGGGGCAACCTTGGTGTGGTGCTGGCCGAGGTGCGCCGGTTCAAGGAAGCGATCGAGGCCCACACGCGCGCATGCGAGCTATATCAGCAGGTCTGCGACGTCCACGGCGAAGCGTCAGCGTGGAACAACCTCGGCTCGGCACTGACGCAGGTGCGCCTGTTTGAGAAGGCCATCGAGGCCCACACCCGCGCATGCGAGCTGTATCAGCAGGTGGGTGATGCCCACCGCGAAGCGTCAGCGTGGAACAACCTCGGTGTAGCGCTGCGGCAGATGCAGTGGTTCGAGGGGGCCATTGAGGCCCACACCCGTGCACGCCAGATCTTCCACACTGCGGGTGATGCCCACGGGGAAGCGATGGTATGGAACAACCTCGGCCTGGTGCTGCGACGGGTGGGTCAGTTCGCCAAGGCTATTGAGGCCCACACTCGCGCATGTGAGCTCTTCCAGCAGGTCTGTGACGCCCACGGCGAAGCGCAGGCGTGGGGCGGCCTCAGCGCGGCGCTGCTGAAGATGAGTCAGCGGGTTGAGGCGGTCAAGGCGATACAGCGGGCAGTAAACCTGTTCGAGGCCACCGGTGACGAACACCGGGCAGCCCGCTCGCGGGAGCTGCTTGCGCGGATCCAGCCCGACAACGATGACCTCGTCTGA